A window from Culex pipiens pallens isolate TS chromosome 3, TS_CPP_V2, whole genome shotgun sequence encodes these proteins:
- the LOC120426560 gene encoding protein sprint — MQQSVNVLNEGSNPTEARNGNDIDLLLSGGGGDSFQRNNFDDSVRNTSSSTVASDKNIRPASLPIKKCFNYTEEDAVGSGSGKADDEFELNQSQAEAAFLSPSEGHFFKRYAEVSKFIRKDNNAADCPAKNRRRSDTSFMLAKQRLSSFSTTGCGVGGQQEANAETMDDDLAPLLPSKRELSQEDIYHSQTSLVSSSEGGILAEGEETSSEDSQVSDGNSSRSPACVLGLVERLLRTHPVWFLPGIQRSGAVHLLQGKEEGNFIVRGSSQSKTMAVSVRLPVDTGPYIEHYLIQSNDGQLSLESSRFKFESIPSLIAHYSQCCDELPVQLCLPKALREAKNRQQLSSLALLGQEFWRYPMASPKPKTVLSANSSHLNTPSDATQSSGIGLTFNKQVHANFNHFGGQEANTSFIGPGETPTDTISTLSSFTVGPGQQLLSPESIDSAVVISPTDPNQTGIIGKTSTFKSKRPLPSPGVASYDVEKQIDLLNANLFSSSSSDHELKISQLNEVIHTSTLERQLKTPRPTPPNTLNIKPIRSPPAPPARRLKPPSAASTPNEPNQLFSNNITVTTTVTFSVDNHTNAQIIELVSPAENSKNFTTFQSTAARLPPDGECHVGGSLVKSHEIIESESLSNMMAIQSPLCSSNNGNGLSFRKVPKTAESSSSFAHTNRTSRRSKRKESKHYQESDILESPSVYCRSNLGDKISDYEDIWTQDNNGNTTLVKVDKVSTFKPAVDKSVNLLSPVAHTPVADPPGAFSDFPKTPILSSFSTESVHLRHHYRDASSDRSTPTEQHRNTVLKTFSPTPTPTQEKPLHNPMLEPRYRMGLCFPNVTNRCDLNGNDNRNDMSPVNVGILPASKQDSPFYADPADVLNSIIRRSPFNRSTMLPNNQRHSEPPKQLLSGVDSQSPLPWATIEQDARYKNQLAASLDELKNPRHAPQPKFVDKLHFDRLSLEQTEANDYDNDLRWMTDQTKSDAAIQRNVKILTQGQELLADNRTVTVHQIIAKRLPHLDLPELPAANGGTSVYPDESKNTVENGSGTLTRPQRKSAYDNVEKHGAGYASSLINSAQSDDGTVFSEPWDSSQWDSFLPQDSNAADTIPIGDGQQAGKSCDRYGSRNELSSYNSLSLRREVRVKKSSPSQKVATILRSRSCRDREILCHPRNKTVFSGPGETIGTYALSLADDTESTFSRNISNFISCTKESKAAPQVVMRNMRQFMSGMKNYLVKHGEGEFANEVQKARSQLKSDEFLNLDSILEEVMHRLVILPLREHLYGLFVDYYTQSGDIQVLVEKVKQASGRGPAVFGIKNTVIPPSASALRQISALFVRLQETELPLEKLDLLLTAVSAIFESTASSIGQQLSADDFLPVLVLVVAHCGFIGAEIEAEYMWGLIQPSLLSGEAGYYLTALCSAVHVLKNFSLHDHEGIAGSMEWVSSTLPECSSVLRVIIPDEYNGSIQTRTLPIRPHTTTREVCRIIAHKARITNAQDYGLFKLIDGEETLLQDNECPQDVRMAACGKHCMIAYKRVDAKIAWPTVMPTTLTDNQ; from the exons ATGCAGCAAAGTGTAAACGTGTTGAATGAAGGTTCTAATCCCACGGAAGCAAGAAATGGCAACGATATCGATCTGCTGCTGAGCGGCGGCGGTGGCGACTCTTTCCAACGCAACAACTTTGACGACAGTGTTAGAAATACTAGCAGCAGCACAGTCGCGagtgataaaaatattcgacCTGCCTCGCTGCCAATTAAGAAATGCTTCAATTATACGGAGGAAGACGCCGTTGGTAGTGGTAGTGGTAAAGCTGACGATGAATTCGAGCTGAATCAGTCGCAAGCCGAGGCGGCATTCCTGAGTCCGAGCGAAGGTCACTTTTTCAAGCGCTATGCAGAAGTGtccaaatttatcagaaaaGACAACAACGCAGCAGACTGCCCCGCGAAGAATCGTCGAAG GTCGGATACGTCGTTTATGCTAGCAAAGCAGAGGTTATCCTCGTTCAGCACAACCGGCTGCGGAGTCGGAGGTCAGCAAGAAGCTAATGCCGAGACAATGGACGACGACCTGGCTCCACTGCTGCCCAGCAAACGCGAACTCTCGCAAGAGGATATCTATCAT TCCCAGACCTCGCTGGTGTCCAGCTCCGAAGGGGGAATCCTCGCCGAAGGCGAAGAAACCTCCAGCGAGGACTCGCAGGTGTCGGACGGCAACTCGTCGCGCAGTCCCGCCTGCGTGCTCGGCCTCGTCGAGCGGCTGCTGCGGACGCATCCGGTTTGGTTCCTGCCCGGGATACAGCGCTCCGGCGCGGTGCATCTGCTGCAGGGAAAGGAGGAAGGG AACTTCATCGTTCGTGGCTCCAGCCAGTCCAAAACGATGGCCGTATCGGTGCGTCTCCCGGTGGACACCGGCCCGTACATCGAGCACTACTTAATCCAGTCCAACGACGGACAGCTCAGTTTGGAGAGTTCGCGCTTCAAGTTTGAATCCATTCCATCGTTGATTGCCCACTACTCGCAGTGTTGTGATGAACTTCCCGTTCAACTGTGTCTTCCGAAGGCGCTGAGAGAGGCCAAAAATCGACAGCAGCTCTCCTCGCTGGCCCTGTTGGGTCAGGAGTTTTGGCGATACCCGATGGCATCGCCAAAGCCGAAAACCGTACTATCTGCCAACTCTAGTCATCTGAACACGCCCTCGGATGCCACCCAGTCCAGTGGCATTGGGTTGACGTTCAACAAGCAAGTGCATgcgaattttaatcattttggaggCCAGGAGGCCAACACCAGCTTCATCGGTCCGGGGGAAACTCCCACGGACACCATATCAACGCTGAGCAGCTTCACCGTTGGACCTGGCCAGCAGCTGCTGAGTCCGGAATCGATTGACAGTGCTGTGGTAATTTCCCCCACTGACCCGAATCAAACGGGCATCATTGGGAAAACGAGTACTTTCAAGTCGAAACGCCCGCTACCGTCACCCGGTGTGGCGTCGTACGACGTTGAGAAGCAGATCGATCTACTTAACGCAAACCTGTTCAGCTCCAGCAGCAGTGACCATGAACTGAAGATAAGCCAGCTGAACGAAGTCATCCATACTAGCACGTTGGAGCGGCAGTTGAAAACTCCACGACCAACGCCGCCAAATACGCTGAACATTAAGCCCATCCGGAGTCCACCGGCACCTCCGGCGAGACGGCTGAAGCCACCGAGTGCGGCTAGCACCCCGAACGAGCCAAATCAGCTGTTTTCCAACAATATTACGGTGACCACAACGGTGACCTTCAGTGTCGACAATCACACAAATGCACAAATCATCGAGCTGGTCTCGCCGGCCGAGAATAGCAAGAATTTTACAACG TTCCAGTCTACGGCGGCTCGTCTTCCACCGGATGGAGAGTGCCACGTGGGAGGTTCTCTCGTAAAGTCCCATGAAATTATCGAGTCGGAGTCTTTGTCGAATATGATGGCGATCCAGTCGCCGCTTTGCAGCAGCAATAACGGAAACGGACTGTCGTTCCGCAAGGTTCCTAAAACTGCAGAATCCAGCTCCAGTTTCGCTCACACTAACCGTACTAGCAGAAGAAGCAAACGAAAGGAGTCGAAACACTATCAG GAAtcggatattttggaatctccCTCAGTGTACTGTCGAAGCAATCTTGGTGATAAAATTAGTGACTATGAAGATATCTGGACTCAGGACAACAACGGCAACACAACGTTGGTTAAGGTGGACAAGGTATCCACCTTTAAGCCAGCAGTAGACAAATCTGTAAATCTGTTGTCGCCAGTGGCCCACACCCCGGTGGCAGATCCTCCGGGAGCGTTTAGTGACTTTCCCAAAACACCGATCCTCTCGTCGTTCAGCACGGAAAGTGTCCATCTGAGACACCACTACAGAGATGCCAGCAGTGACCGCAGCACTCCGACCGAGCAGCACAGAAACACGGTGCTGAAAACCTTTtcgccgactccaactccaactcagGAAAAGCCTTTGCACAATCCCATGCTGGAACCTCGTTACAGGATGGGATTGTGTTTCCCAAACGTAACGAATCGATGTGACTTGAACGGGAATGATAACCGGAACGACATGTCACCGGTGAATGTTGGTATCCTTCCTGCCAGCAAACAGGACAGTCCGTTCTACGCCGATCCAGCGGACGTCCTGAACAGTATCATTCGGAGAAGTCCGTTCAACAGGTCAACGATGCTTCCAAACAATCAGCGCCACTCGGAACCACCCAAGCAGCTTCTTTCGGGCGTTGATTCACAGTCCCCTCTCCCGTGGGCCACGATCGAGCAGGACGCAAGGTACAAGAATCAACTGGCGGCATCGCTGGACGAGCTGAAGAATCCGAGACACGCCCCGCAGCCTAAGTTCGTAGACAAGTTGCACTTTGACCGGCTGTCGCTCGAGCAAACCGAAGCCAACGACTACGACAATGACTTGCGCTGGATGACCGATCAAACAAAGTCGGATGCGGCGATTCAGAGGAATGTCAAAATATTGACCCAGGGCCAAGAGCTGCTAGCTGATAACCGAACCGTAACAGTACATCAAATAATTGCCAAACGATTGCCGCATCTCGATTTGCCAGAGCTGCCAGCGGCAAATGGAGGCACCAGCGTATACCCTGACGAGTCCAAAAACACCGTAGAAAACGGATCGGGTACCTTGACCCGCCCGCAGCGAAAATCTGCCTACGATAATGTGGAGAAACATGGTGCAG GATACGCATCGTCCCTGATCAACAGTGCCCAGTCCGACGATGGAACCGTCTTTTCCGAACCCTGGGACAGTTCTCAATGGGATAGCTTTCTACCTCAGGATA GCAACGCCGCCGACACGATTCCGATTGGCGACGGGCAGCAGGCAGGTAAATCGTGCGACCGGTACGGATCTCGGAACGAGTTGTCCTCGTACAACAGTCTTTCGTTGCGGCGGGAGGTGCGCGTGAAGAAGTCGAGCCCATCGCAGAAGGTGGCGACCATTTTGCGGTCGAGAAGCTGCCGGGATCGGGAGATATTat GCCACCCCCGCAATAAGACTGTTTTCAGCGGACCGGGCGAAACGATCGGTACTTACGCGCTGTCGTTGGCCGACGACACGGAGTCGACCTTCTCGCGGaatatatcaaacttcatatcATGCACCAAAGAGTCCAAGGCGGCACCGCAGGTCGTCATGCGCAACATGCGGCAGTTTATGAGCGGGATGAAAAACTATCTGGTGAAGCACGGCGAGGGTGAGTTCGCCAACGAGGTCCAGAAGGCGCGATCGCAGCTCAAGTCGGACGAGTTCCTGAATTTGGACTCGATACTGGAGGAGGTGATGCATCGGCTGGTGATTTTGCCGCTGCGCGAACATCTGTACGGGCTGTTTGTGGATTATTATACCCAGTCCGGGGACATCCAGGTTCTGGTGGAGAAGGTGAAGCAGGCCTCCGGGCGGGGACCTGCGGTGTTCGGGATTAAG aacaCCGTCATCCCGCCAAGTGCGAGCGCGTTACGCCAGATCTCCGCCCTGTTCGTCCGACTTCAGGAAACGGAACTACCGCTGGAAAAGCTCGATCTCCTCCTAACAGCGGTGTCTGCCATCTTCGAGTCCACCGCCAGCAGCATAGGCCAACAGCTCAGCGCGGACGACTTCCTGCCCGTGCTCGTACTGGTCGTGGCCCATTGTGGCTTCATCGGGGCCGAAATCGAAGCCGAGTACATGTGGGGACTGATCCAGCCGTCGCTGCTGAGTGGTGAAGCCGGATATTACTTGACCGCGCTGTGCAGCGCCGTGCACGTGCTGAAGAACTTTTCCCTGCACGATCACGAAGGAATCGCTGGGTCGATGGAG TGGGTCTCGTCAACGCTGCCGGAATGTTCGTCGGTTCTGCGGGTCATCATTCCGGACGAGTACAACGGATCGATTCAGACGCGAACGCTGCCTATTCGGCCGCACACCACCACGAGGGAGGTCTGTCGAATCATTGCTCACAAGGCGAGAATTACCAACGCGCAGGATTACGGACTGTTCAAGCTGATCGATGGAGAAG aaaCTCTTCTACAAGACAACGAGTGCCCCCAGGACGTGCGGATGGCGGCCTGCGGAAAGCACTGCATGATAGCCTACAAGCGGGTGGACGCGAAAATCGCCTGGCCTACTGTTATGCCAACGACTCTGACTGATAACCAATAG